Below is a genomic region from Molothrus aeneus isolate 106 chromosome 5, BPBGC_Maene_1.0, whole genome shotgun sequence.
tttggctttttttcctctcacagtGAAATAGGAATCACTTGAGAAAAGACTTGTCCCCATGGTGCTAAGCACAGCATCTAGTAGCATcatcttgaaaaatattttgagatgtACTACTTGCAAATCTGTGGCAGCCAAGGGAACACCTGCTccataagcaaaaaaaaagcagagttcAGGGATCTCTCTTTGTCTGAGATCTAGCAAGCTACAACTACGATGCTGTATTATCTCTGAATACCTCCAGGGTTTAGTATCTGCATTATAAATGCAGGAATTATCGAGCTCTGCTCACATAAAGAGATTTCCAAGTTCTTTCACTTTCTGACGGCATGAACAAGCACAAACTCTGGAGAAATTACATTATATTGGGAGCTTGCAATGGATTGTATACAAGAGACTCTGGAGAAGTTTTCCTATGTGAGCAAGGACAAAATGcactttttgttttggtgtccAAAGAAGAATTGCCCTTTGAGCATCCCTAGACTAAGTGGGTTCTTGgcaaaggaataattttttttttgctgtttgacCTCATGCCAAGGTTTACAATTAGGTGTTCAGAAAGTCCTGAGTGTAAATATTCTGAACCAGCATGTCTGACATAGGTGAACATCTGCCTTGGCTGGTGGAGGATGACAATGACTAAAATGCATACCCAGGAAGGCCAGGGTAGCAGTAATGTGCGAGTACTCAGAGGACCAACAGTGTAGCATCTCACACTGCTAAGTATCACAGAGAGATGATATTAAACCCAAAAgagccacagcttccctctcCCTAAACATCTATAAACCAAGCGGGTGATGACACGACAAATGCGCCAGGGACCAGTTATTAGCAAAATGGCAAAACTGGACAGAGTAAGTGGCAGTTGTTTTTAGAATGAGCCCCGCGGTGGATGAAGGATTTTTTGGGGCGGTGGTAGCGCAGGAGAGCATTAAACAGGGCACACGGGACGGTGTAGCGGCGGGACCTGGAGAGAGGAGGCGGGGGGCACCTGGAGCCTGTCCTTTGCCAGCTGGATGCGCCAGGCCGGACATGTTCCCAACTCCGGCCCTCGGAGGGAATTCCAGCGGCACGGACGGACGGGCTGGCGCAGAGCCCGGCCCGCGTCGCTGCCGCGCTGCCACCACCAGGGGGCGCCCGGCGCCACGGCCCAGTTCCGCGCCCTGAGCCTCGGGGAGCGGAGTGGGCTCGTTCTTCCCTTCgttcttccttccccttccatccttccttcccctccgCTGGTCGATCTCGAAACAGCTCTGTCTGTTCCAGCTCTTCTCCTGCAACATCTCGCTTCCTCTCATCGCCATTGTACTCTAGGGCAGTcgctccagcccagccactcCTGTCCTGCAGTGCTCCAAACTGGACACAGAGCACCCTTGGCAGTGCCCAGCCAAGCAGAAGGCCCACACTGGATGTTTTTTGGCTGCTGGGGTGTTTGTACATCTCagacagacttttttttcccgAAGTTATTTCACCTCTCTGCAGCTTTGTTTACTGTACCAGCTAAGCTATGTCAAAAAAGGTAGTAAAACCACTAAATCACTAATCCATGCTTTAATGAAACTTCCAATGCACGCATTTAGACCACCAGATGTCCTTCTCAGTAATTTAGCTCAAGGCAGTGGTTGAATTCCCACCGGAAGAAGTCCCTGCAGATTTAGGTCCATCACATTTCCCAGCGTAGCTATTTGGGCAAGCCCTTTCAAGAGTGATCAAGTCCACAATGCCTCAGTGTAATGGTTTCTTCATTTATGAGAGCCAAAAATTAAGGCAATGAACAGGCTCGATCAATACACCATCAATCCGGTAAGACAAATTATGTTGAAATTTGTTACTATAACAGCATGTTACTGATGAAGTCCCAGTAGTATAAGGAACACTGACAACAGAGTCTGTCTTGCTTAAGACCTTCTTTACTGCTTTATTACAAAGTTGAAGAATGACAGTAAAGAGCAGAATTAGGTCTGTATGTGGTCTATGAGCATTTATAAGGAAATTAGGAAATGTTTGTATTGGATGAAAATGTCAAACCAGACATAAAAGTTGAGCCACCAGTCTGCCAAGGGATCCTTGTCTCTGTGCCTGccttcattttattatttacagAGAATTATTATTCTCATTTAGTGAGATAAATCATTTCAATAGCTTGCCATAAAAATTCAGTACTAGAAGTGTAATTAGCAATTCTTTGTTTAATCTTTGAGATCAAATACAgcccagctgcactgctggctTTAGCAGCCTAAGTTCCAACATCATGCAGCTACTATACAGTCACTGCATGCTGTCAGCCAGCTTGCCGCCAACTTGAGGTTATCTCAAATATCTTCAGATAGAAGGGCTTGGGTGTTCACCTGCTTTGTCAAGCACACATAGTTTAATTAAAGACTTATTACCTATTTCTGTGACTTTGGCCTCAAGAATTGCCGGAGTATCATGATGCCTAGACTCCTGAAATTACCCTTTCCCAAACTTTTGAAAGGCAGATATCCATCATGAGAATGGTATCAGTTGATAGGCCTTACAATCAAGCATTCCGAGCTAAGCAAAAGGAGCAGCCACTGTGGAAATATCACACAGGTTCTTTCTGAACATTATTTCCGTCCTACAATCTTTGGGCATTGAGGAAGTCCTAGAGACGCCTTGCTGGCAGTGTCTGGCACAGAACTCATTCAAGGCACAGATTAGGTATTTCACACTTTATGATCACCTTCTTGGGCTCCTGAGTCTGCTTGTCAGCAGCAACACCTTGATGTGACTCAAACCCTGCTTCCAAGAGCTGGCTTTTAACCACAGCAAGTGCCTCAACATTTCCCTGTGGAAGCTGAGAACAAGtacagggctgcagcacatcTGGTGCTTccccaagcccttccttctACCCCACTGAAAGCACgctgggaaacaaaacaataagCAAGCagcaatcaaaaaaaaagatgcaaagaaTATTCCAAATGTTTATTatgtattaaaaatactgaaaataagcCATACAGTTCATTTCACAGTAACCTAAACAACATTGTTCAAGAACTTGAGAAGTCAACAAAGAACAGTGCAGTTCCAACAGTGACAACAGTTACCTTAATGCCATGGCTCCCTCTTTCTCTGACAGCAATTCTTTCCTGTTTACAGTGGGAACAACACTGGATATGGTTCAGTATCCTATTTACCTAGGAGACTCCTTCTCACCTGTGCTGTTCCCACTTCTGGGAGATGCTATTTCAAGGATTTTTTCATCTAACACAGTTGAGGATCTGTCTGGTCCAAGCTGAGTTGAGCATGATGCCCATGGCCTATTTCCAAGGTAACTACATGGCAGACTTCTTTACCAATTATTTGGATAAAGTTCAAAAGTAAACTTGAAAAGGAGGGATATTAGAAATCCTTtccaaaaagagagaaaaccaaaGAAGCTCCACaagaaaatggtttttaaaaGATCATCTATAGAATTATGACACTTTTTCCTCACTCTCCTAGACCAGGTCTCTTAGAAGGATCCTTTGCTACCAATGCCTCAGCCAGACACCTCGTGACAAAAATAGTAACAAGAATCAGGCACCGAGTCCTGAATACATAACACGAGTTCAGGTCACTGTCAGCTGTGTGAAAACCTGGAAATGTATATTCCATAGAAGCAATTCTGCTGATTTCATGGTGATTTTCCCTCTTGTGCTTGTGTGTTTTGGAGTGTATTATTGCTGTTGTTAGCATGCTTGTTATATATGGAACACAACAGGTGCAATTTTGGTTCTCCTCTTCCCTCAAATTTGTGATGATTTTTATAGAAACTCCCTTATCAAAGACCAAATTAGATCTTTCCAAGGAAGACACCCTAATCATGTAAACAGTCtaaaaatatgacaaaaataTTACTGTACCCTCTTGAAATTAATCCCATCCTTCAGATGTCCCTTCTAAGCACTGATCTTCTGCACCAGCAGCTGAAGATGCTGGCAATTAAGCCTGTGATCACAAAGAATGAATCTCCTAGGCCTtagccccaggcagtgccacttATCTCAGACCTTGTTAGTTCCTTGGTACAGACTAAGGTCTCACAGAAATACACTACAGCTCAGCTGACCCTTGGTGAACTGACCACATGTCTGAGTCCCAAACTGCAGAAACAGATAAGATGCTGCACACCTGCTCCACTCTTAAGTTCACCACAGTGAACAGTTTAAGATAGCGTGTAGTTTTGTTTCTTGAACCAAAACATACCAGTAAAATCCTCCGTGAGTGCAGCAGTATGTTTTGGGTACCAGAACAGCTGTAGCCCTTCTGTGTGGGATATCTAGTGTCAGTGTGAAATACCTTCATGCCATTAAATATGCGCCCATGCTAACGAGGCTGTAGTTACACCACTACACTTAACAGTGGTACAACTTCATAGAGAAGATCAGCCCTTAAGAAACTCAACCCCCAActaaatttgtattttcttaaaacaaaatttaggggaaagaaaaaaacaacaaaaattccaaaaacactacatggaaaagaaattaaggaaaTAAGCATAACTGTCTCTATTATTAAAGTATTCTTATTCTCTTTGGAGGtatcaaatttatttttaaaagagtaaaaaacAGGGCATACAAAAGCTATTCTCCTCAACCCATTATTTGCCCAAGAAGCACCACTGcctaaatattttcatgtattttttctactttcacAAACAACCTTTCCAGATCATTCCTCAGGTCATCTACTGAGCTCTTCACAGACTCCAAGCTGTTCtcattattttcaattttcactGAATAGGCAACTAAACTATCCACTGCAGTTCTTAGCATTTTCAAATCAGAATCGACCTGGCTAACAGAAGATCTCAGTTCATCTACAGAGCCTTCCATAGAAGAAAACTTTTCAAGGTAACCTTGAGAATGTATTTGACCTGCCTGAAGATGTCCTTGATCCAACAAAGTACTAATTTGCTTCTGGACATCCTGGAGAGCACCAGAGGATGGCAAGTCACTGATGCTTCTCTTTAAGTTTTCCATGTCGTTGTACAGTGAAGTCTGTGCCTCACCAAGATTTTTCAGAACATCTGTGACTGAAGTTACATCTGTATTTGAGAGTCCCTGAAGAGTGGTAATGCTTTGTTCTAGGGTACTGAGCTTATTCTCATACTCTGCCTCCTTAGAAAGGAAAGATTCCAACTTTTCACTGTTTTGAGCAGCAACAGACGCTAGAGACTCTAGGCTGTCTTCTATGTGCCTCAATCGAGACTCCAGTCCTTCACTGTTCTTCCCAAAAGTTTCTAATGCTTTTCTGAAGAGTTCATTATCTTCCCATTTGTTGAGGTTGGCTTTAACTTGTAGTAAATCTTCATTAAGTCTTTTAATGTCACTAGGGAGCTGCCTAATAGAATCCTCAGCTCTCAGAACTTTCTCTTGTAAAGCTTTTAATGAAAGGTGTTCAGTGTCTGCAGCCTCTTTGAACTTCTCATGTTGTTGTTTGAGGTTGACTAACTCTTTCACTTCAGTGTACACATCAGACTCCATGGAGTCCATTGTACTCTTCAAGGTCTCTAtgtccttttctttcattttcatggaTGCTTGCATCTCATCAAAAGCATCTTTTAGCACCTTAATTTCATGTTTATACACATCTGCCTGTTCTAGTGAACCAACCTTTGCTTTCATATTGTTGATTTCATCTTGGCTCCGTTGCTGGACTTCAGTGAATACAGCAATGTTATCATTTATAGACTTGGTCAGCTCTGTTAGTCTCTCTTCCACTGTGTTTTCCAGAGATGTGAAGTCTCGTTCCCTTGCATCCTTCACCATGTGAATGCCATCAGACAAGTCTTTCAAAATTTCATTCTGTAGCTTCTGAAGCACTTCACTGATCCGGTTTATTTCACTCTCCCCTTGTTTGACAGCCTTCTCGCTCACCTCCTGCTTCTGCTGAACAATTTTCATCATGGATTCAAATTCTCCAAATGTGGTTTGAAGAGAACGTACCTAGGCCAGAAATATACATGGTTAATACCAGTAATTTCACCCTTTTTGTCCAAAATCCTTATAGTCCTTGTTACTAGACAAAATTATTGCGTTGCAATCCTTCATGCCCCATACCTCAAGTCACCCCGTGGCATACAGATATGGGGGGcacaaaaaaaaacagcatcttCAGCCTTACAGCTCTGTTGTACATACACCATCTGTTAAGGGTCCTTGGCCTCAATGACCTGCCACTCATGACCCAGGAAATATGTGGCAGTGAAAAAGGAACCCAGGTCTCCAGAGTCTCCATGCAGACCCCTGAACCATCCCTCCCATATAGGATTCCTGGTTCTAAAGACCACAAGTCTTTAGAAAAAGAAgggggggggaccccaaaccaAAAGAGTAACTGGCAACAGCTTCTCAATACAGAAAAGCTGGATTATATTTTATCAGGCATGAATACCAAAGAACAATTCCTGATCATGAAAAAGAAGTTTTGCAGTAGACGAGGAAAAATTagagggagaggggagctgggatgggccAAGGAATGGAAGAAGTAATGACATTTTGCTGCTCCTAGACACCGATGGAAAcacaagagatttttttgttgaCCATTTTTTTAGATTAGAAAAACAATTAGGAAGTCTTTAATGTTCTAAATAGTTAGCAGCTTGTTTTTCCCACTCCTGCATACACCCACACAATTGCAGTGAGCAGGGCCCATGTATGTACACACAAAGaacaaaagcagagcagctgccaagAGCCTGCCTTGCATCAAGCTCAGGTTAACAGAAAGTTCCTACCACTATATCAGGTACACTATTAAACTTCCCAATTACAAAAACTACCTTTACAGCTGGTTTTAGTAGCATCCAGAGGGAAAAGGTCAAGGGGCGAGTGGCTGCCACATTTGTTTACTCTCACATTTAAAGGTAAGATCCAGGCCAGGGAAGTACATGTTATTTGATTTTGAGGCCAAGCAGAGCATCAGTCTTAAGACTGTGGAGAAATCTTTTTGTGCATGTCTGGGCTGTACTTTCTTAAACTTAGTAAAGCAATGTAAGAACTCCTACTGGCTGCAAGAGGAATCCATCACACAGAAAATACCTCAAGGCTTTGGCAGGATGGCAAGTGCTGAGCAATGCATGTTGCCCTGCCTTACACTACTCCCAGTGTCTGAGGGGTATATTAATCAGCCATGCCACATGGGCTGCCATGTTTACTGATTAGATACACAGCTGGAGGGGCGGTTTTAttctataaataaaaagaagtatattttatgtggttttagaaagaaatacacagagctgcctttttttttcttttcaagtgaAGCAGGCTCCAGCAGTTCCCTGACTCAGAACCTAGATGTTATTTTCTAAAGACCTAACAGATATCCTCATTAGAAATTAAGTTATTTCTATGTATTTTTGCAAATCCCTGGCCAAATCCTCCTTAGTTTTCATGAAAGTCTATACTGTGCAAGGATTGTAGAGTTTGGCCATGAGACTTGCCTTTGCTTTCACAGATCCCTGCTGTTTGAACAATACCCACTAAGATGActtcttttctccctcttcagTAAAAGGGTTTCTAATGCCCCTACATTCCATGTAGGGGAATACACCTGTATTCTCTAGTGCTTCCATAAGAAATTAGAACTGAGCTAAGGGGAAGGGGTGGAAAAAGTAATACTGCCATACACACTGCAGCTGAGCACCAGTCATTTGACTGACTTACCAACCTCATTTTCATTCGTCTTAGCTGTCATTTATTCTGATTATTTCCATAGGGAGCAGAGAGCTTTTTCTGTATCACTATAAATGGAGGTCAGAAATCTAACACGGTAACACAGGAAAGTTCTCCTCCCCCTCCTATTACAGTGACACATTTCGACCAAATCACCAAATTCATATTTGCAAGTAACTGTCTTTTTAGTCTAAGAGATCAGAAATAGCCAGAACTCTCCAGAGGGCTGGGTCTCTGCCACTCTATGACTGACAGAGATGGAACCCACCTCACACAGTGAAGTACTTTATACCTGCTCCTCCACTGCATTCAGGCAATGTTCATGGGTAAGTTGAAGCTATTCGCCATCTGGGCCAGCCACTTAAGAACAGAGAGCTCTGGTATAATAACATGGACTGGGGTCTTCAAAATATACCAGCGTCTAATCAGATTTGTCGTAACCGAGAGCCACCAGGGCTCAATACCCTTGCACAAGAGGGGTAGAAACTCACAGCTTCAAAGCAGCTGGTCAGTGTGTGAACCTTCATgtgagtttggttttttggcgTACACGGCTGTTAAGATTTGAAGCCATAACCTTTGAAAGATTTAACATCACAAATAGTACATAAAAATGTATCTTCAGCCAATGACTACTGTTTTCTCTAACTGGTCATACTAGCCTGTGTTTAAACACCAAATGACCTTGGCCTCTCTGAGAATGGTGCTATGTTAAAGACTAAACTTCCACATCATTTCCTTTCTCCTCGATGCAGATGAGTTTATATAATGCTTACTcctgtgtattaacgcttgttTAGAATAACTCTCtgagctacagaaaagtttatctagcaagatattaggaagtttgaagcttaataatggagctccgTGCATTGtcttttaaggcttacaagtagGTATTGTATTCTAAATAAGCaggcattgttttaaccaaagtcATGTGTGCTTATAgtgattggatagaactactgtcaatatgcttttgctttgtgtgattggtcaaaaaacttataaagtaagttgtaacattaacttcttggtctgctgcctgggatgtgagctgatggcatcttcccattgtcataaccatgtaatgagactgatgctgaaaaataaaacagctcaaggcacgttccacagcagTCCCGTCCCGTTTGTACATATATCCCCGGCCAGCGATAAATCCTCAAAGCAGATGAGTTTATATAATGCTTACTCCTGACAGAAGCTCTCTGCAGTCAGATGAAGGGCAAAGCTACACAGCTTTGGCACTCTGCAAGTACAACACAGGATCCTACACCTTTGTGAAGCAGTGAAATACAGCAAATTCCTGTGTCACCAAACCACAGCAACCAAAACTTCCATGGGTTACATCGAAACCCTGCAATCTCTTTCTACCACCTTTAACAGCCATCTGCTGTACAAAGGCAAGTAAGTTTCAGTTGCCTTTGAAACCAACTATTTATAAACTTCTGTTATATGCTCATCTCCTAGAATATGTGACACATACTTATGCTTTTCTGCAATGACATGGAGATGGGAGACAGCAAATTGTCCATATTCCTTTGATTAGAAGGACTTATACACTGCATGTACATCTACGTTCTACACTCAAGTATTATAGTTTTACCATCTTGCCAtttcaatttcttctttcttacaGTCTACAAAAATGGCTTAAAAACCAGTAAAAAGCAACAACCTTTGCTAGTTCAAATCATTGTCCTGTCATCAGTGAGTCAAGCCCCCCAGATTTAAAACTAGCTTCAGATGCAGCCCTAGAGCCCTGAAGTTTACAACTCTTCTCTCCTGCTGACAtgagttttccttttccttcttgttgTATGGGACAGGAAACTCCAAGGCTGATGATATAATCTCCACATGTGAAGGCCACTGTGTTTCTGGAAGCACTGAACAGCCAGAGGATCTCTGTCAGTGCCTGTCCCTCCTTTGCCAGCCCAGGCCCAAGCTTGCAAGGAATATAGGGAATCTGAATGGTCTGCCATGCAGAAAGCAGTCAAGCTGAGACaagaatttccttttccttgatCTGACTCAGTCATAACTTTACATACTGTCTTCCAACCACTTAACCTACTCCTGGGAAACAAATTTAATTGTATGTTGATGATATGCAATCACAGATGCCATTTTTAAAGGGTATAGGCACCCTAGGAAGTATCCAAGTGGACAGCGCTATTTGTGAAGCTATAGCTGGAAGGCTAATATGGGcctgagtgaaaaaaaatgagggaaataagcatttttttcacttcaCTTGAGCCACATTCTGTGCCAGCAACTTCACAGCTTTTCCATGGTCCTGGACTGCCACTGCGAGTCTCACTCCCTTGACCAGAGACTGCGGCAGGAACGTGGGAGGCAGGGTACTGCAGCACTGTTTCTGGCACAGCCTCTGTTGTTCGGTGAAGCTCacatgggttttgttttctagaGTGTGGGGACGCTGAGGCAGGATCCTGCCCGCGCTGCCACCCAGTGTCCCTCGGCGTGCACATCTGCCTACTCGACAGGCAGCGACGAGCAGTTCGTTCGCCCCGCTAGGTTAAGTGATTTGCGGGCCTCCAAGATACAGAATTACGGGCAACAGGCTCCTTCGGAACGGCGGGTCCGCACCGCTGTCAACACCTAATGCAGCGTGCGGGCTGCATTCCATAAAATGGCTTCAGGCACAGGCCCTGGAAAGGCGAGCTGGGGACTGGGGCCACAGCCGCGGGGTCCCGTCCCGCCCAGCTCTACGCTGCCTGGCAGGGATTTCTCGCTGCTCCGGGGCCACGTTTGCAGGCACGGGGAATACCGCGGCCCTGACTCCATCTGCCCCTCTAATGCCATGAAAGCATCTTTGAGGGAGCACggaagaggagggggaggcAACGGGACACGTTCGCTTTCCCGCAAGACAGGCCACCCGACAGCTACCCAGCTCCTTATTTAAGGGGCGAATCCTGGCGCCCGTCCCCCTGCACGGGCGGCTGCTGCTTCCCGCCCCGCCGAGCAGCACCGAGCGCTCGGCGGTGCCCAGCCCGCCCGCCCCCGGCGGTGCCCGGCGCCCCGCTACCTTCTGCACCACGGTGTCCAGGGTGGCGGCCAGCTCCTGCCGCTGCCGGCCGGAGGCCTCAACCTCCCGGGCGCTCCGCCCGACCTCCTCCTGCAGTTGCAGCACGTACCAGCCGGCGGGCAGCGCGGCGCCCAGCACCACCGCGGCGCCCAGCAGCATCGCCCAGCCGCGGCGGGGGCCGGCACCAGAGCGGCCCCCCCCGCCAGCCCTGCCGCCCCGGCCgtgccccgccgccgccggcttCTTCGCTGGCGGCTCCTCGCCGCCGCCGAGCTGCGCGCTCTTCTCGTTGGCGGCGGGCGGGCTGCCCCCCTTAGAGCCCCGGTGCTTGGCGGCCGACATAGCGGAACGCCGCCGCCGTCGTACGCAGAGCGGGAGTGGgcgagggagagagggagggaggatggagggaaggCGGAGGCGCCGGCCCGGGCCGCGCCAggctccccgccccgccccggggaGCCGCCACGCACACGGGGATGGGCTCCGTCCCTGCCGGGAGGCAGACGTGGCGTACAgggcccagccccatccccaggggaGCAATGGGACCGAGAAGCGACGGGCGGGGCGGAGAGGAAGCCCCGGCCCAGCCTCGCGATGACAGACCCTCTCCCGACCCGCTTTCCACCCCGGTAGCCCCCCGCGCCGGGCGTCCCCCAACCAAGACCGGTCCTTCTGCCAGTTTTTGGCCCCCCTCGTAGTTTTGGTAGAACGCAGCGAAATTCTGCCTCATGCAACTTCTGCTTTGATTGCTTGTGATTTTGGCTGGAATACCCGCAGCAAGCTCCGGAATGACTGGGAGAAAAGGTGTGGAAAGAAAGTTACTTTCTCCATCTGCAACCCCTCTCCCTAACCCGTTTCTAGTGCCTGTAGAGCTTCGACTTGACATCGGGCTGGTCCCAGGGGACCcaacagctgctgccctggctggcaggagTGCTCCAGGCCCCAGATAAGCCCCTCTCAGGTCACGGACGGCTTTGTCCGAGATGGACAGACCGAGAGCTCAGCACCGAGTCTGCCCGCAGAGCTTTTCCGCTCCGAGCATGCTTCTTTGCCTCCCCACGCCAACACGAGCCTGCTGCCTTCATCCTCCCCACGGAGCGAGTCCCGGCACAGGACAGTTAAGGAAATGCTGAGCAGGCTTTCCTGTGCCACGGGCTCCAGCTGGAGCTTGCGGCACTGAATGTATCTGTTTCTCTGATTACAGcaagaaattaaatcaaattttgTCTTGGAAgtagttttcttttcttggtcTTTCATTTGATTACAGTATATTCTTCctttacatatatataaatatatacataaaaaataaattttatgttGAGTATTAGTTAGAAACAGTGGATTGTAAAGTCATCTGGATCACAGCCCCTGATGTCAATCTGTCAAATACAGCTCCACCTCTGCCAAGGCTTAGGATGAACTGAACTGTTTAGTCTATAGATGATGTTCTAGTAACTACTAGAATGGGTGATAAGAGGAGAATTTTTAGTGAATTGTCTCAGGCATTTTGTTATCACAATTCTGTCAAATGCACAGACCTGAGAGGATGTTGGTGTGACTGCAAGTTATGAGCACCACAACAGAAGCTACTGCCCTGACCCTAGCAAGTAACAGAGAGCTTCCATGGGGTCAGGAGGTTGTCTTAAATATATATCAGAAGTGGCAGGTGAGGAACCCTCTGAATAATCTGTCTTCCTCAATACAATGAGAGTAGAAATCTTCAGCAGCAAACAAAGCACCCTGGGAAAGCTACAACAGCAATTTCCACCATGAACATCTAGCCACAGCCTTAGTTCTCTCACACTTTATGAGAAGGGGATATCAGGTTTCTATTTAGTAAAGGCCCAGAAAAGCTAGGATTTGTAGCAGTACCCTAAGACCCAGGATTTTAGCTCTGAAGCCATTTAGTTCAGAGTTTACTATAAGAACTGAGCCATATGGACTTCGCCAAAGAGAATAATCAAGAGGATCATCAATGTTAAGTATCAAGGGATGTAAATCTGTTTCAGGGAGTAAAGTAGCATAGGCAACTGTCACTATTTCCGCTTCTCTTGCTTGGTAGTGTCAAGGAAAGCGTTAGCAATGTACTACCTAAAGATTTTTCTCACCATGGAACCAATGCAAACTATTTCTGACCAAGAGTACCATTCTACAAATAGCTTTTTGTTGTATTTGACACTGTGGGTCAAACTCTTATTTCCTTTGTACAGAAAGACCAATTACTAGTGCTGAGGGGAGTAAAGTTGCCGAGTTGGTAAAGTTGCTAGACACTGCAGACTGGTGTGTTTGGGGAAGCTACTGACGTACCATTTTCTCTCAGAAATGTCAATATTCTGCTTTGCCTTTGAAT
It encodes:
- the CKAP4 gene encoding cytoskeleton-associated protein 4 — protein: MSAAKHRGSKGGSPPAANEKSAQLGGGEEPPAKKPAAAGHGRGGRAGGGGRSGAGPRRGWAMLLGAAVVLGAALPAGWYVLQLQEEVGRSAREVEASGRQRQELAATLDTVVQKVRSLQTTFGEFESMMKIVQQKQEVSEKAVKQGESEINRISEVLQKLQNEILKDLSDGIHMVKDARERDFTSLENTVEERLTELTKSINDNIAVFTEVQQRSQDEINNMKAKVGSLEQADVYKHEIKVLKDAFDEMQASMKMKEKDIETLKSTMDSMESDVYTEVKELVNLKQQHEKFKEAADTEHLSLKALQEKVLRAEDSIRQLPSDIKRLNEDLLQVKANLNKWEDNELFRKALETFGKNSEGLESRLRHIEDSLESLASVAAQNSEKLESFLSKEAEYENKLSTLEQSITTLQGLSNTDVTSVTDVLKNLGEAQTSLYNDMENLKRSISDLPSSGALQDVQKQISTLLDQGHLQAGQIHSQGYLEKFSSMEGSVDELRSSVSQVDSDLKMLRTAVDSLVAYSVKIENNENSLESVKSSVDDLRNDLERLFVKVEKIHENI